AATTTCCTTCTTCCTCCCAAGAGTGCTTAAAGTGAAATCCTAAAACCAATTTGCCATTCAAACCTCATGGAGTCCACACACCAGGTTTGCAGGCACTGCAATATCtggcagagagagaaataacaaATCAACATCTTGTTTCTATCAGTGAATTAAGAAGAGTTTACACTAACAAGTAATCAAATCGATGTGCAAAGGACAGTTTGAAAGAGTACAGTATGTGTAACATTTTGCCATCTCTTCACGGATAGCTTTGTCATGCTCATTCCCGTGATAAGGTTTAAGTGAGGTGAAAGACCACTGATAATAACTCTATTGTAACACAATAGTTGCATATAATCTAGATACTAATAGGCCCTATAGTAATATAATATCATTACATCATACACAACAACAGTTTCTATTGTAATAGAATCACTGAAGAGGGTGGACTGTCTGAGATACCTATCTTAGCAGGCTTGGGGAGGTTCAGGTTGCTCATGATGTCCACAAACTCTTCCACACTCTTGGTCAGGCGGGGGTTAAACCTCCTCTCCTCGCCCACGGTGGAGGCCGTCTGACCTGCAGCACAGGGTCAACAAACCTGTTAGCAATACATCACAATGATGATTCAATGACTACACGCAACTGTAGAACCCACGGTCTGATCTGGCTTAGGAATGAGAGTTGAAAATGAAAGTAGACAAATGGCGAAGGGTGGTGGTACAGTACACCGGACAAATTAACTTTGTAAAGTCTATCGAAAGGAGTGTCATAGCACTGCAAGAGTATACAAGCCTTCTGGGTATGCTTGTACGAAATTATTGGTGAGACTATCCCCAAAGATAGATGTAAAACAAGAGAAATCTTGCAAGGAAAGGGGTCAGGGGATATACACACAACACTGGAATACAATAACACTTTTGCATAAAGAGGATGTCTTGTCAACCTTTGTAGTCATGTGCAGGGAAGACGAGGCACTGAGGAGGTAATGTGAAGATCTTCCGGTGGACTGATTCATAGAGCTTCCTAGAGCAGCCTGGGAAGGAGATAAACAAACAGATCAGGCTTGTTTTCATTGGACCCGAAACaaacggactgaaacagggagggactacctggacttgtctGATAAGAAACACTCATTTGTGTTTTTCCGTTCCAAAATGTTTTCCGTCGCATGTCCTATTGAACATAAAACTACGGTTCAGAGACTATTTGAGATCAGACTACACTGGGAAAAAAGTCTACAATACTGCCACATTGTGTCCACTAAGCATAAAACAATGCAACAAGTGTGGGTGAGGCAATGATCCACAAACTTCTCATGCATTGTTTAAAAACAGTTCCGACCAAAGAATTAGGAAACAATAGCATATAGGGATGAAAGTCTGTGATATACCCTGATAATATGTCCATGTATAGATATATCACCACAGAGATCAAAAATCAGAgactatatgactgagtcacacTATAGTACTGTGTTGGCTTAGATACTTGCTTTTCGCATTGTTATGTCCAGCATGGATTCAGTCTTGTGGATGCCCAACCAGGCCAGTGCATTGCAGTACATTTTGTCTTGGCTCTGCTCGGTTTAGCTTAGTAGTGTGGAAAAGGTTAACGTTACCCTGCTGAAAGTCTGTCCTTCCACAGCCCCTGATTAGCAGTGTGTCCCCAGTAAAAGCCATGCTCTGGTCCCCTGTCACCAACGTCACACAGCCGTCTGTATGTCCTGGAGTCTCCCTCACCGTCAGATACTGAGGGACGAGAGAGGCAGTAAGAGGGATTACAGAGAACAAGGGAGGGGGAAGTAaagaggagaaagggagtgtgAAGGAGAGATGAAGGTGAATAAGGCCGAAGCATTTAAAGCAGTGGACAGCAACCCTGGTACTGGAGAGCAACAGTACATGATGTGTAGGCTTTTGTTTCAGCCCAGCACTCTTACTCAgttgaacaaaaaaaaaacgtaAACCTATGACTCTCCAGGACCAGGGATTTTGGGTGAACACAATTTGGGGTAGGCCCAGACCCATACTGTATTCTCTATAGCTGTAGGTAGGTCTGTCCTCACATGTTTGCCAAAGCTGATCTTATCTCCCTCTGATAGCATGATGTCTGCACTGGCCCCGCTGTGCTTGGAGATGGCACTCTTCATCCCAAACAGCCTGTTCTTCAGCTGTCCCGTAcctgtgatgtggtctgcatggCAGTGAGTGTTCACTAATAGGGGGGAACAGGGTACAGTGTGAGTCATATGGCATCTTAAACAAGGGTAGGATAAACAAGGAGATCAAAATGTATGTAGGattagtgcgtgcgtgtgtggacGTGCTCGTGCTAGCGAGCGCATGcttgtgtgtttgtctatgtttTAGAGACATCCAAGTTACCTGCCACTTTCAGGTTGAAACCCAGTTCCTCTATGAGTTTCAGATCCCTGTCCACTGTCTCCAGTACTGGATCAATGAGGACCGCCTCCCTGCTCTCTGTATCAGCCAGCAGATAAGTGTAGGTGCTGCTCACCGACTCAAACAGCTGTAAAGGTTGGAACAAGCAAGGACAGGTGAGTGAGTAACCATAGGTTATAAACGATGAGGGGGCAGTACAGTATTCTATTACATAACACACATCATGCCTGTATATTGATCAAGAATGATAATATATGAGTGTGTAGTCTTTTATGGTGATAAGGGGTTTGTTGTTTTAAGGCTGCAAGTCTATGTCAAGAGTCAGCGTCAAGGTGCATTTTCATACTTTGAGGCGGTCCTACATGTGGGCATTCCTGCATCTGCAGGAACCCCTCTTTATCCTTCTATTGGTCCATTTTTATACTATGACTCCCGTATGGAGGCGTTcatgtacagtaggtggcggtaatgcaccataaAGTTGCCAACCGCTGATAAACTCCACAGAAGAGGCGGGGGCGACAACACCGGTGGCTAGCTAGGGTaatggtagacagtgtccttcgtCCCTGCTTGTCGGGCACTGTTTTCCCGTATTTCTGTTAACGATAGTTGTTCAGAAGGCGTTTTGGACACTTGgtgctagctaacaagctaggaCTCCGGTACACAGCCGGTGGGAGAGGTAGCTCGCTCACCGGTAGACCGTGTACTTCGCCCCCGCAGTTCTGCTAACGACTGGGGGGGGGCGACACtagtagctaactagctatctaGGACACCGGTAGACAGTGTTATTCTCAAtacttttatttcccttttgACACACATTTTAATCGCATAGACAGACAATCAGGGGAAATCCAGAATATAAAGTGTCACACAAGCATGAAGATGGCGTACTTGTGTTATAATGTAATGCTTTTCTTGGTTTCACCTGGTTCTTAGTTTAGTTTGGTTTATCTAGATTGGAGTTATCACTAATCGAGTGATTTTTTTTGCCAGAAAATGTGTAAACACATGCCCTCCATACGAGTGGCGATTTGAACACGCCCCCTCTACTACAGCTTGCTAACGTTACATTGttccacatttttttaaacaatgcaATAACGAAGGATGCCTGGAAAATACGTTCCCCCTAATTCTCATGTTGACCAATTGCAAAATACTTGATTACTTGCACTGAAAAATAAAAATTATTTTCAACAAGTCGGCGGAACCCAGTTGAAACATCAGCAAAAAATATAAATGATTGCAGTGGCTAACTCACCTGCCTGAAGAAAGGTCCTTTTcccaactccatcctggagcAGTAAGGTCGTATGATGACCGATTCCAGAGGCTGCTTGCTCGTGCGTAAGCCCGGGCCGATGTGGGCTGGAACTTTACGCGAGTACCCGGTTGTTTGGAGCCACAGCGTATAGGCCAGCGCAGGTTTCAGTCGGTTGACAACTGAACACATTTTTTCTTCACTGTTATTTTTAACTGACACTTTTTTGTCTTCCTACTGGGCGATGGGCAGGGGTAGAAATCCCAAAACTGAGCAGACGAGTTTGACTAGTTTGTTGTGCCCCAATCCTCTGTAACTGTCCGTTGCCGTAGAAGTATGGTTGCCACAAATGTTGTAGCTATATTGACTTATTGTGCACTAAAATGTGTAGTGTATCCAGGAAGTCCCAGAAATCTGATAAGGGAGCCTACTCCTTGAGAACCTCCAAGCACTAGAGCAGAGAACATGTGCAAGCTGTCAACACgaacgcgcgcgcacacacagagagataggggGTCAGAGTTCGGTGTGTCACTATGACTGTGCACATGTGTATTCATTTAACAAGGTACTTTACAATACGTGACTATTGTCAGCAACTCCAGATAGGAAACAAACCCAGTCCCAGTTGAATCCAACAATCCATGCATTAGTATGGTAATTAACCATATATAATGTTTCGTATAAGAATGTGCTTTCAATAAAATTATTGTCAGATTAAAGGACATTTTTATTTCATACAAAAATGGAATGTGAAGCAAAAGTACATCAAACTTTAATATTTTGCAGAAATGTAAGTGGTCATATTGCTGCTAATAAAATCTAGCTGTCAGAGTTACAATTCATTGTTTTGGGGGTTCCAGATTCTTCAAATGTGTCCACCTGTAAAATAGTCAAAATCATAACATGGAGTGGAGCATTTTCACATTCAGAGAAGCACTGACCCAGTTCTGTGTGACTGGTGCATCTACTGTAGCTATGTACCTCTACATATTTGTACATCCAGGGCAGCAGCTGGGTGACCATCTCCCCAGCTCACTTCCAGTCAGCCTCCagtccccctcccctgtctcacaCACCAGCGGCCCTCCACTGTCTCCCTTAAAACCAGAGAAGACCACATATGAATTCATATATGcagtttttggtgtgtgtgtgtgtacctggcatGAGTCCACTCCttccttcatgtgtgtgtgtgtgtactggaaCACATGACTGGGTCCACCTCCTTCCTCCATGGTGCCAGCACAAAGCATCCTGGGAGTGAGGTAGGAGCCATAGACATTTGGGTGGGAACACATGGACTGGGTAATCACTTTGGACACCTGCGCGTCTGTCTAAATGGGATACCATATAGAGCCTGGGAGagagagcctgagagagagagaggcagacagaccgagatggagtagagacagaggagagagatgaaggagagattaTACAAATAGGAATGTTATAATGGGAAGAGAATGAAGAGACAATCATCAGGTTATTGAATGAGATTCTGGGATGGAAGGGAACATTGTCTTCATTCTGTGATTATGGAAAAAGTGGGGAAAAGGGAGAGGATAAAGACAAGGCGCAATAAATTAGAGTGATCATGCAATCAGTTGAAATCATAAGGAAGTGGTGTGAGAATATTTGTGAACGTGGCTCACCCCCCTCTTTAGTGTAGCCCCAGCCAGTGATCCAACAGGGGGCACCAGGAAGGAAGGACTCTAGGACTGGGCATACACACTGGTCAAACCCCACCTAAAGCATCACATAACACAACACCATGGTCATATTCCTTAGGACACACTGTAGCAAAACTTTTTGCAACAGAAAGCAAGAGTTTCTTATTAGACAAGTTCAAATAGTACCTCCCCATTTCTGACAGTTTTCTTAGTTTTGTGCAGCACATTGACTGTACTGCACTGACGATAAGCTCACACGTACCCAATGAATCAATGGTTAAATCAAAAAGCGGCCCTGAGAGGTAGTATTTTCACATTCTACTTTTAATATTAAAAAAATCAAACCCACCATCttagcaccatgctctaccaactgagatacttgttgtgttgatatagtgttaagTTGTCAGTTAGATTTCATGCCGGAGAGAAACCATGAATATGACAAATGCCAAACAGGAGCAAGTGAAATCAGAATAGGAGGAACCATACATATAGCCATATAACCTCCGCTGAACAACCTTCATCATTAATTATTCTCACCGCCCATGTCAGCCACGGTGCGCAGTAGCCCAAGGTCATAGTCGTTGTTGTTTATGGAGAAGCTGGGGTGATAGAGGATCTCCAGTGCTCTGTAGTGTTGGCCCGCTGATGTGTCCGTCAAACTGAGCGTGTCCAAAACCACCTGCCACTCTGACTCCTGCAACATGTTGTACCTGGGGTATGGAGAATGCAGGGAAATAGAAGGCacatattatataatataataagtACTGTTTCCATATTAAGACAGCCTCAGAGTCAAAAGGAGTTGTTGAGGAAGTCATAATATGGACATcggaataaaaaaaaataaagcattttttctctctccctcccccttactGGATGAAGCAGTGGGCTGCAGTAATGATCCAACGTGGGGTgatgatgccccccccccccacacacgttTCCCTCTCCAGTGTAAACTGCTCTGCCAGCCCCACTTGTCCTCTGCTAACATCCCCCCGACAATCCTCCAAGGCTTCCGACCAGCACCAACTGGACCTAGGCAACctgagggagagtgggatgggggaTGGGTGCTTCAACAAATGAACTGTCAACACATACATAACCTGAACACCTTATTCGGTTATGCAAGTCATTGTTCAGTTTGTACAATATTGACTTGTGGGATCAGTTACTTAATGTCATTGTGTGATAGCCAGTCATTTAGCCAGTTGTCTACAGATTGCTTGTTCATTTGAATGTACCAAGAagactattgtaaagtggctgttccactggatgtcataaggtgaattcaccaatttgtaagtcgctctggataagagcgtctgccaaatgacttaaatgtaaatgtaaatgtaagacctATACAATTCTGATGTATCAGCGGATTGGATGGCATTACCTGCACTGGCGTTGCCTGTCTGGTTGATGGGTTGCTTGGGCAGCAGGACTGGCATTGGGACACTGCAGTTCCCTTTAACGCCACAAGGCTGCACAATgtctgtcaggttgggtgggaAACACAGGAACTTGACTGAGGAGGAGACATACAAGATGCAAAGGAGAGTGAGCGAGGACGAGGTAAAATGGGTGTTTGTTGAATGCTTGCATCCTTTTTTACTGTCAAATGCAGCTTGtcttgggcggcaggtagcctagcagttaagagcgctGGACCAGGAACTGAGAgattgctggttcgaatccctgaccTGACTAGGTCAAAAACCAATCGATGTGCCCTTATTGTGCCTGTAAAATCTGTCAATGTAACCCTAATGGTGCCTGTATGTCGgcctggataagagtgtctgctaaatgactgtaaATATATTAAGATATGACATTGTGTCTGAAAATGTTACTAGCCTTGCTTTCTCAAAGCTTATTGGAGGAGAGGATGCAAGGGACCTCCTCCCCCAATGAGCTTTGAGAGGAGTTGAGTGAAAAAAGGCTTGTGATGTTTTCAGACACAGCCCGGGTCTACAAGCACTGTATTGTCATTGAAGTTACCTACAAGAGCAAAGAAGGATGAGGACGGCGATGAAGGTCGTCAACATTGTCAGACATGAGGGGCCAGTGCACCACGGGGGCTCAAGATCTACAGTAAGaagggaatagaatagaataaaagaTCCATTATTTTGAATAAACTGCTGCATTCTTTGGATACCTTGAACATTCAAGTGCTTTTCACAAGAATGCGCATAACCTTCATGGAAAAGAACAATACGTTTCAAAGATGTATGTCTGGCCCTGTGTGGTTGACGTCTGCAAACTTTCATGGTTGCCCAGGAATGAGTTGGAACATTTATGCAATCAACAATGTGTATTATACAACCATGGAAAGGTTCATGGTACAGCCAGGGGGACTGTGGTGCTCAAGTACAGACGCTTAAAAGGTACATTCACCTACAtgaaaaaatgaagaaaaaaaatctcattACAGTGAAAGTTGTTTAGGTGCCTATGGATGCAAAGCATAGATAAATCACAACTTGACATGAACACAAGATAATCGACCAAAAGCCTAGTAAGAATTGGGGCATATTCATTACTCCAATTCTGTTGCAAAATTTGGTAACATTTGgattaaatggaagcaaacggaacaaaatgGGAAGGGatctacctgaatttgtccaatagaaactcttgttttgcTCTGTTTGGTTTATAAACGGTAAACAGTTTCCGTAATGAATATGCCCGTGTATTCAAGTCTCTCTCTCCAATACGGCACAGTAGCCTACCTGGCTCTTCATCAGGGCACTTTGGGGAGTGCTAGCCCAACAGATCCTTCATCCACTTCAGATGGCTTCCTCTGTGGGACCTCCAGAGGGCGAttacagggagggaggggcgagGAGGTCTCTGAATTTGGGTCCTCTGAGCAGGCCAAGTccgggggttggggggggggcgaGGGGACTACCTTTGGGGTTTGGGCCTCCATGGGTACCTCAGAGGAGGACGTAGAGGGGTCGAATCGTGCTTCTGTTTGGGGCTGTTGGGTCTTTAGATTCCTCTCAGAGGGGTGAGGTGTTGGGGTTGTGTCTGTCTGATGGGCattgggaggtggtggtggtatgcCCATTCCCAAGTGGTAAGTGGTATTCCCCATGAGTGCAAAGAGTGTAGAGGATGGTTCCTGGAATACCCCCACTGGTACATCCCCAGTGGCAACATTGAGGGAAACCGAGGGGCAGGGTCCGAGGGATGGGGAAAGGGGCTCATTGCATGGATGTTGTGCATGTGGAAGGAAAATTAAGGCCTTCATATCTATACTTGTGAGGTCTGGGTATAGGAGTTTCTGGGGGGGTGGTGTGAGGAGGAGTGGCTGGGCGAGGGGGGTGATAGCAGACCGATGCTGTAGGGGTTGGAGGCGTGTGACAGGtggtggaggagcagagagggtaTGCGGCTGGGCAGGAGAGCAGACCAGAGGGGAGCTCTGGGCCTATGTCAGATGAATTGGTACCAGCGGTACGACAGGTGCCCTTCAGCAGAGATATAGACACGCTTATAAGAACCTGTACAATGTGTTTTAAGTGTGAATGTTTACATCTTGACACAATCTCTGTTCTTACAAGCACACATAGGATTTATTAACGTATCTGTATACACATTGTCCTCCAGAAGTTTTGTGCTGTCGGTTCTGAATCGACAGAATTGTGTGCATGAATGAGAGTTAAATAGAAAATGATAAGAAAGAGCATAACTGCTATAAAGAATTAGAAGCTTGCTGGGAAATCAATCAAATACCACCCATTGTAGATTAGGCAAGGACATTTTGTTTACAAAAAAAGAGTGTAGATACTAGCCATAGAGAGCTGTCTCTACTTCATCAGGGATTATTCAACTTAATCTATTGCTCCTTCACTCAGTTGGAATTCCAAAGTCACAATAAAAACATCTTTCAAATAGTGGCAACAATTCTGTCAAATGCATTGTCTATCCCAAGCTTGGTCTTCTTCAGTTTATTTTCACCAGGCCGCTCCTCTTTTGTCTCTTCTTCTACCAGCACTCCTCCTTCCGTACCCAACCATGTTCCTTTCCTAATCGATTCATTATCTCACCCCCCATCATCCCTCCCCTCATGAGTTACaccatctttctctcctctgtagaTAGGTGTGAGCAGTCCTGAACAAGGTAGGGCTGTAACAGATCTACGCACTCTTGTCATCGGGGATCATGAAATATGCACGTGAATAATTGTGAGCCAGGGTCAGAGTTTAACAGAGGGTAATGTATACTATACCGCTGAGTCATTTACACTCGCAGATACTCAGTTACAGAGgtgcacagacacatacacagtatACTGAATGAAAACAAACATACTTATGTTTTAAATATACAATAAAGCCATTCGTATTTGAAGGGCTTCTCAATTTTATATGATTTCCTAGGTTAGTTTGCATACAGTATGACAAAAACACATGATTTGTATGGGGCAGTTTGACACGCAGTTTAACACGCAATGTTTATTGATGGGATAGGAGTTACCAATGGGGGGCACGCACAAACGCAGTCAGTGACCTAACCATGACTTACACTGACCAACTATATCTGTGTGCATGAGTTCTGTTTCACATCAGCAGCATTTGTTTGGCCTCTCACGTTACTGTAGCAGACAGTTCGGTGTTGGCAGACAAGCATAGGGAGCATCCACTGCTTCACCACCAGAGGGGTGAGGTTAAAGTGGCGAGAGAAGAGCCAAAGATCAACGTAGAGAGCAAATGCAGTTTTGAAAACCAATTAGTCAAATTCTGTTTATTGTTTGACCAGtacagcagggttggggtcaatttgaattgaagtaagtcaattcaggaagtgttTTAATTTAAAATACAAAAACGGCTAGACTTTTGAAATAGCTTCTCCTCAGCTGAACaagtcgtcattgaaaatacaacTTTTCTCTAAGTTATTATTCAATTGTAAAATATCTTTATTTCCAGAATTGACTGACTTCAATCCGACTTGACCCTAACCCACAGCAAACTTGAAATAGACTAGCAACAACATGAGTAGAATATATAATTTATTACATGTATCTGTACAATAACAGTAATACAGATATTTACAGCAGAGCTCACATTAACAAACTCTAAAcaacaatatatacatatacttTATGAACAAACCTTGATTAGTCGCTCATCATATCACCATGGCATCATATCTTCACCAACATCATCATGttcttaatataatacatctcttATAGGCTTGTTTACACTGGGACGGCACAACAAGACGGCTATTGGAGAAAAATTGCGCTTGATGGTGCAGATTGAATGTGTATCTCCTTAAAAGACTACCTCTGTAATTTAATTAACGTCATTTACAAACTGTAAATAACTGTATCAGAGTAAAAACAGGACAATGTCTGCAGACGCTTTGACATTATATGTGAGAGTAGGAATCAGAGAGCAATACATTTACTTAGTCATCCTCGTACGTAGTGGGACAGTCTTCTGCCACTGTAGTCTGTATTTTGCCACTGTTTGTGCCCTACCCCATGAGACTCCCATCTCTTCCCATAGAACCTTCCGAATATCTCTCTCCACCCGGTTATGTTTTATATTTACAGAAGTGTACATCTCTTTATAATTCCCAGGGCTGTTTTTGATTTGGTATTTCTGTAAATTTGATTCACTTGCTCTTCTGTTTGACCTCATAAATTATCTTTTTTTATCTTCTCTGTTGCCTCTCTAcattcccctctatctctccttccatTCCCTTCTTGTCTTTTCCACCCCTCTCTTTCACTTCTTTAGTTTCATTTCTAGTCTATGACCTTTCTTTTGACTCTCTCCACTACTCAAACACTTTTCACACTTGTCcttcctcccactctcccccctcctcttcttcttccctgtACTCAGCAGTTTAGGATCTTGATGAAGGCCTTACGGAACTCGATGTTGAAGGTGGTGTAGATGACGGGGTTGACGGCACTGTTGAGGTAGCCCAGCCAGGTGACAGCACTGTACAGGGAGGGGGAGATACAGCAGCTGGCACAGTGGGCCTTCAGCACATGGGTCAGGAAGAAGGGTAGCCAGCAGATGATGAACACACCTTacagaggagtgaggagaatTAAAAGGTGACGACTTATTCAGTCTCAATTCACTCTCTGCCCCTTCCCTTCAGATCATCAAACATTGAAGGGCCtaggggaagggggaaggagtGAATTGGGACTGTCTGAAACACACTTTATTCAGCCACCCTCATTGTCTCCTCCAGTTTCTCTCACCTAGCACGATAGCCAGCATCTGGGTCGCCTTCCTCTCCTTCTGCTGCGACAGAGTCCCTTTCACCCTCTCCTTcgctcccttctccctgtctgcATTTCGCTCCCTCCATCGCTCGCGGCCACTTACGCCGTCCTCGAAGGTGGCACGGCGGGGTACGAGGGCGGAGCGTGGTGCCACCGAAGGGGAAAGGGCCAGGAAGGGCGCGGGCGCCACCGAGATCGAAAGAGAGACCTTGGTGGCTCGTCCGGAGGCGGGAGGGTGGTGAGGTGGGGGGAGGCTCTGGTCTAACTGGGACAGGAAACCACGCCCCACAGGTTCCTCATCCAGGGGGTGCACCACCGCCTCCTTCACTAACGTCTAataggggggggggacaggaagaaaagatgggaagggagagacaaatggagacagagaaacagcgagagatgTAGAGATGTGTACTGTAGTTAAAATATATGGCTCATGTTATAGGAGATTTCGGGATCCAACTTTATGGTCACAGTAGTTCCCCTGTGCAGTGGCTCACAGTGTTTCAGCGACTTACCACTTTCTTGCGTTGGGGGGCGCTGGTGGGGGGCCTCATGATCAGAGTGCACAGCTTCACATCCTCAGGGTGAGTACACTTGTTCTGAGAAGATGAAGGGAGAGAAAAGAATGAGGGATAGAAAGTCAAAGATGCTTGCTTTTGGACCTACTGTCTTCTAAAATCAAGCTTTATTGGCTGGCAGTTTTATGGGGTTAATTGATTGATGACTGGCTGATTAGTTGATTGATAGATTGATTGACTAGTCATGAACCTTCCTGTGCCTGTGGCCCTCCCCCGTCTTGCCTCCTCCCTGTGGGTGCAGGCCGTGTCTACGGGGCACAGTGCGTCGGCCCCGCCTCCGCAGCACCACACAGATTTGGGCGTACACCAGCAGGGTCACAATGAACGGAACGTAGAAGGAGGCCACGGATGAGTAGACCACGAAGGACGGATCAGCGAAGGCACACTTGGTCTCCTCCCGACTGGCTGATGGAGTGAAGGGGATGAGAAGAGGTGGATAGAAACACAGAGATGTTGTTTGGGAGTGGGGACAGGTGGGAGGAGGTGGATGTTAAGGCAAGAGAGAAGTTTTCCTCTACAGTTCAGGTCAGATCGATATATTTAACCGCATTGACATCTTTGGCTAAGTCCACTCTGTAATGGTGTGGCAACCAAGTAAATGCCTGGTTTAGCTCCAGAGAAGACGGGTACATAAGCATTCAACATTTGCTTTTCCTCTTCATATTCAAGCTGGATGCAACATTTGAAAGGCATTTAATATATGCTTCTTATAAGGCCAGGCCACGGCCTATAGCACAACACACTACAGTCTCGTTGAATCCTTTCAACATTATACAGCTGCTAGCAAATGACTATATGTTGCACACTGTAAGATACTGCCTTTTTGTTGAATTGGACATTTAGGTGGTAGGTCCAATCCAATAAACTCAAGCTTccccatatacagtataaccatagcCTTTCTATAGGACACATGATGACCCTGAACGCCACATCATCTCTTGTTTTCCCAGCAACGTATTCAAAGGCTAGAGGCGCTCTCAAAAGGTGACTGAATGTTAACATGCGGATTAAAGGCGCTGAATGGTCAATCCGACATCTGCAGTGGACGTAGAGCATTTACTGCGATATGGCCTCTACAGATGTCAGGGCATTTATACTTCTTGCGCTTTGCCGAGAAgcacagagctgttgtgaaggacgCTGTCAAGAAAATGAGTTTGTGTTCTCGCCCTCAGGGACAGTCAACCAATCacgtcaatgtggagctatatgaAGCCCTTCGAATTGTTCCAAAATTTGAGAGGCACACAGACATGCGGAACAGAGCTTGATTTGGCCTCTGCGTGCCTCCAGATGCTCCACAATTGCGTCACACCCTCCCTACGAAACCTCCTGACCACATTTTTCAGATCAAGCATAAAATGGCTTTTAGTGTTGGCCACTCCAGCTAGAGTGGTTGTTGCCATCCAGTTGCATCCAGCTATGCAGCCTTTGCATACGAAAGCAGTACTCTCTTCAGCCCCATCCTCACGGTAGGAGCTTATGTTCCAAACCTCAGTTTCCTTGTTTTCGCACGAGCTACCGCTCCGACGAGACGacgcaaacattttt
The window above is part of the Oncorhynchus masou masou isolate Uvic2021 chromosome 30, UVic_Omas_1.1, whole genome shotgun sequence genome. Proteins encoded here:
- the LOC135522353 gene encoding persulfide dioxygenase ETHE1, mitochondrial-like, producing MCSVVNRLKPALAYTLWLQTTGYSRKVPAHIGPGLRTSKQPLESVIIRPYCSRMELGKGPFFRQLFESVSSTYTYLLADTESREAVLIDPVLETVDRDLKLIEELGFNLKVAVNTHCHADHITGTGQLKNRLFGMKSAISKHSGASADIMLSEGDKISFGKHYLTVRETPGHTDGCVTLVTGDQSMAFTGDTLLIRGCGRTDFQQGCSRKLYESVHRKIFTLPPQCLVFPAHDYKGQTASTVGEERRFNPRLTKSVEEFVDIMSNLNLPKPAKIDIAVPANLVCGLHEV
- the LOC135522354 gene encoding D(2) dopamine receptor A-like, translated to MLLVSPVTFPDSSRHTVQRSMMTTFPNETEETGFSSLSPSYPPSPSLTPSIFLTSNPSSSFAFSLSTSSSSLSNCSSSPSPSSPPYNFYAVLLVLLIFCVVFGNMLVCVAVSRERALQTTTNYLIVSLAVSDLLLATLVMPWGVYLEVVGEWRFSLIHCDILLTLDVMMCTASILNLCAISIDRYTAVAMPMLYNTRYSSRRRVALMIAAVWFLSFAISCPLLFGLNNTASREETKCAFADPSFVVYSSVASFYVPFIVTLLVYAQICVVLRRRGRRTVPRRHGLHPQGGGKTGEGHRHRKNKCTHPEDVKLCTLIMRPPTSAPQRKKVTLVKEAVVHPLDEEPVGRGFLSQLDQSLPPPHHPPASGRATKVSLSISVAPAPFLALSPSVAPRSALVPRRATFEDGVSGRERWRERNADREKGAKERVKGTLSQQKERKATQMLAIVLGVFIICWLPFFLTHVLKAHCASCCISPSLYSAVTWLGYLNSAVNPVIYTTFNIEFRKAFIKILNC